The following nucleotide sequence is from Coffea eugenioides isolate CCC68of chromosome 10, Ceug_1.0, whole genome shotgun sequence.
aaaactagtaggttttgtatttaacataaattaaatacgtaaaagttaaaaaaaaaaaagaaattgcccataacatatcagctctttatgggtttCCTCTATTACACGAACAAAGTAATAGCTATTTATAAGCAAAAAGAAAtatcccataaagtaccaactctttatggccTTTGTCTATTATACGAATTAAGTACCAGAtttttatgggtattttattctaaattatttaatttatgttaaatacataaatatttgtaaataaaattcaaaagccgttacacaaatatttttacgaaaggaaaactagtatgttttgtatttaatataaatgaagtatttgaaagtagaaaaaaaattatctataacataccagttctttacgagtttcttccattatatgaataaagtactagttatttatgagtattttactttgaatcatttaatttatattaaatacacaaatgtttataagtgaaattcaaaaaatgttatactaatattattacgaaaggaaaactagtaggttttTATTAACAAGCAATCTTGTACTAATATAGGGAGGAAGAGGGTATTCATGGGATATAAATGTCATCTCTATCATGATAGTAATATTTTAATCCTAATTGGACTGAATTGTTATCAAATTTGAAAAGCAAGGGAGCTaggtgaaatttttaaaacctaGAGGGGTCtcagtgaaagtgtcagaaacctcaggggaggtttgtgaaattatccctaaattcTATTGtatctgtaaaaaaaaaaaaaaaaaaaaagcagacgAGAAGAGGAATCAGTGGGGCCTAACTATGACATCGTGACCGTTGAACGTGGTTGAAtccaatcaaatcaaatcaaatcaatgCAGGGACAGACCCTCCGCCACCACCACCAGCACATCCCCAACCCATGCCCATTCCCTGACACAACTAAGTCCTCCCTCCCCCTCCTCGTCCCTTCTCACATTCGTCCTCTCACCCCCATGCCAGAAAGCCGGCCGGCAGCCTTCATACCATCAAACCATGCCCTTTCCCTCCTCCGATTCCTCCAAATTTAATCAAAGTCTTTGCAGAAAAATTACATAAGATATCACAAATTCAGGAAATGAAAAACCAGATTTAGATGGGCCGTCGTCGCCGTCGTCAAAACCACTTTCTTGATTTCAATTCCTCCTCTCCATTATATTGTTCACTGTGGCcatttttattagttttgttATTCTTTGCTAGTTTTTATTTGGTCGATGGGAAAACTAATGCCACCAGTTCTCCAGTCACACCCATCAATCACGATCTTTACCATACCAGGTAAAATTCTTacttaaatttcattttatttcttaTTGTACCCTTTTGTATTGGAAGAAGTGGGTGATATTCTGACATTAGTAAAACATTCTAATTTGGAAAGTCATGATAGTTGTAGCAGAATTAAATTTGGACTGGTGAGATCCGCCAATTTCGCATGTGCTTCATCAAAGATGGATTTTTGGTATTGATTTATTGTTGCCTCCTCAGGCTGCTTCATTCAAGTTGAATGGGAAACACAAAAATTTGAATGTAAACGGGGCCTTTTCTGAACTAACAACAGTTTGATTAGGTCTAGCTTTACTGTTTAAAAATCCAAGCGTCTTATAAGCAAAGCTGAATCTTTCTTTTCGTGTTCTTTTCTTGTGTCGAATTATGCAGTGGAGCTTTGTTGGAAGAAATTGAAGCCTTGGTGCACCGCCACCCAGACAAACTATCAGTGCGTTTATTGGTTTCTTTGGTTTTTTTCCACTTTTGTTGTTGTCGTTGTTATAATTGGGAATAATGTTTCCTGATTATTTTGTCATAACTTGATTAGATTGAGACAATTCCCAGTAAGAACAAGGGGTACAATGCAGAGATGACTGTGGTTACTTATTGTAGGAAAAGGAAAGATTGTGATGGCAAGTCCAAGTTCAGAGTACTCCTTGTAAGATTTTTCTCcacatatattttttaattggtTTCGTTTTAATTTGCAGAATTAGGTAACATTTTCCCAATGTAGATCTACAAGCTcattacctttttattttttctttctctaaatTCTGTCATCATAAGAAAGGAGTATTATAACAATGACAGACAAAGCATCCTTGCTTAGAGGAAACAAAGAGAGGGAACAcctaaagcaaaaaaaaaaaaaaacagaagaagaggaaaagttgcaaaaactatacatttttttgtttctatgCTGACTTGTGAGTAGATAGAAGTGTGCTTCCTGCACCTAAATGTATCATATTTGACATTTAGCGTTTAGAAAATCTCAGATTTGCCATTGCTGCTGTTTTTGACAGATAATTACTTGTATTCCAGAGTTTTGGTCAGCATGGAAGGGAACTCATTACCTCTGAGCTTGCGTTTCGGATTCTTTCTATATTAAGTGAAGAAGAATTTTTACCTTATACAGATCGAGGGTCAGTAAATGACACCCTTGATAATCTTGTTATAAAGGTAATATTTGTTTTCTTGGGCTTCTGTTGTGtaaattcttgtttattttggcATCTACACATTCTTGTGTTCAGTATGTTATACTAATTTTCATCAGTAGAAGCTGAACAAAATTCTCTTCCAACTTCAAACTGATTACAGCTCGTTATTAAGCAGCTCTGCTGATGTTATTAATCACAAGAAGTTCTTTTTTAGTTTGATCTTGAATTAGAAACTAATACTATCTCTTTTATTATGTGAACATGCCATATTCTACTTGTATCCTGAGAATTGAATTCATGCTGCATATATTGTGTCTTTTCTATACTAAGAAAGACGTTGCCTTCTAGAACTTACACTTATTCTAAATCAAAGTGCATGTTGCTCTGTCAGGTTGTACCAATGGAAAATTTGAATGGCCGCAAACTTGTTGAAGCGGGAGACTTTTGTGAGAGGAGAAATGGTCTTTCATTTTATCATAGTGGCTATGGAGTTTGTACAGGACTACAAgtaaaaaatactaaaaagTTTGTCTTTTCTGGCAGGGAGAGGGGTTGATCTTAATCGAAATTGGAGTGTGGATTGgggcaaaaaagaaaaggtgtGTTTAATGAACTTTTCAGGATATTTTTTTTCCTGTATTCTGGTCTTTGATCCTTCTAAAATTTTCTATCCAGGATATGATGTCCAATATTTTTATCTCTCCTGCTGTCTTGATTCTTGTTTACCTATATGCTGAGTGGTGGCTGATACATCAATACTATCTTTTGGATTGATCACACCCCCCTCCCTGGGGGTGGTATATGTTATTTTACAAATTAGTATATGGGTCCATTCCACATGCTAACAAGTTCTTCTGCCTGCTTTATTCTCTTTCAGGATTATGATCCCTATGAAGAAAATCCAGGGACTGCTCCTTTTAGTGAGCCTGAGACTCAATTCATGCGGAAGCTTTCGATATCTTTTGAGCCCCATGTGTGGGTTAATGTTCATTCAGGAATGGAAGTAAGCTTTGATTCTTAAATATCTCTAGCTTCTGCCACTGCAAGTTTGCTCCAAGATTTGCATTTTGTAAAGTTAGCACATAAGTTTAAGTTTTCAGCACAATCTATTTTAAGGCATTTGTCACCCAGCCTGTGGTTGTGGACTATCTTTGCAGCAATTAAGCTGTTTCCTTCTGGACTTAACTGTAAAACCTGTTCTTTCAAAATGCATTGCATCTTGAAGCCCCGACAGTATtccttttttttagtttttgtgtgtttcatctttcttttacctttttgttttcttcaaatcttcatGGAAGCGATCTTTGTTTTTCAATTGATATAGTTGATGAACATGTCCTGTTATTCAATCAAAGCAGCTTCTGAATGTGACTGGATATGCATTCCCAGTAAAATGAAGTTTTTTGGTGCCAAGCTTCTTTCTTTGACATATCAGACATTTATTGATCAGGTTTTTATACTATAATCTTGGGATGAGTTCTCAGATGAATTAAGGCAGCAAATACAACAGTCTTACATGTTTGTTTTCAGACTAGATGAGTACATGGAGTTTTACGGCTTTATATTTCCTGGACCTAATTCACATTGAATTGGTAACCTGCATCTGCCTCGTTATTATGCGCAGTAAATAGTAATACCATATTGCTGTAATATTTGGTTTTTTGTGTCAGTTTTCATCAGTTGTCGTTTATTGTTTTCGTTAGGCCTTATTTATGCCATATGATCACAAAAATACGACTCCAGATGGATCTCCTTCCCTGAGAATGAGATCAATGCTTGAAAAGTTGAACCATCTTCACTTGAAAGATCGTTGTTTAATTGGATCTGGTGGAGGCTCTGTCGGGTTTGTATACTTACACTGATATCCTGCAATATCTGGTTTGTTCTGAAAGTGGCCATGCATTATGTTACCTCAGCTTAAGTGGTATTTATATGGGTTTATTCAAAGACCTAAAGTGACCCCTATTGACATTCTTATTCTGTTTACCACTGCAATGCGGCTGCTTTCTGCCTGACTACATTGCTGGTTGATTCtggtgtaaattttttttttcttttttcctgacTGCAAAAGGCCATGAAGCATGTTATCCAGTGAATAAGCAGCCCTGGTGAACTTAGAACCTACCCGTGCAGTTAATTTGCAGTGTTGTTATTTTCAAATCAAGCTCTTTTAGGATGGAATAATAAGCAGTGCTTGCATTTTAAATTAGACAGGAAACGTGTTGCTTTTACAATGTTCTTATTGTTTTGCATAACAGATTATTTTGActgctttttttttgggtgtgtTTAGATATCTAGCTCACGGGACAGCTACTGATTACATGTATGATGTCACAAAGGTCCCCATGGCATTCACCTTTGAGGTGTGTGATTCTCTTCTATATGTTGTTTAAGTTGAGTATTTTCTCGATTTCGATGTTCTGTTCTTAATGCGTGCACCTTGGACTAGCAGATATACGGAGATGGTACAGCCTCCTCAAAGGACTGCTTTAGAATGTTCAATCCCATCGACATCACCACCTTTAATGTATGTTGGTTTTCAAGTTATGTACATAGATACAAGTGTATTAGATTGGTTAATTCAAGTTTCAAATTTCTCTTTGGAAGGAGATTTATTGAGCTAATTATAAGTAGCGTCTGTTCATGGTTAGTTCTGGGAACTTATCAGTATTGATCTTTTGAATTTCAGAAGGTTCTCAATGATTGGTCTGCTGCATTTTTAACACTGTTCAAATTGGGTGAGTTGCAAGTGGATGGACTTCATTCAGGGGATGTGGCATCAAGTTCTGAGAAGTGGATATCCATAGATGACTACTTGAATGGTTATCTGTTCGAGAGGAGAAATAGATACGGCAAGAAGATGGAAGTGCTTGAACTCGGAATGCAGGAGATCAGAACATATTTCCGATTATTTCTGTTATCATCAGTCCTTTTGATGTTTATGTTTTGTTCTAGAATCTCGAAGAGCACAAGACCTATTGTTTCAGCAATGTCCTTGTAATGATGTACTCTTGGCCCTCCTGTTGCTCAATGAAATTGGAGGGTCAAGCGAGAGACGGCGAGAGAGCAATTTTGGCGCACCTGTAATTTATTCCCTGTAGCAATTCTTTTTGTATTTTGTGTCCCTTGTACctcatttcccttttttttttccactgcAAGTGAATCTACAACCCCTTAAGGATAATTTGGAACAGTAAGTCTCATTTTATGCATTTGAACGATCTCcaattttccttcaagaagaTAACCAGTGCATGTCTCAAATGTTATGCATCGCTGCAAGATTCTCTGAAGTTACTCGCAATACAGCATGAAACTTGCTAAAAGCCTTCTGATTGCTTGCTCAAACATGCcaaattagaaaattttgtcTCATCCTCTTGTACGTTTTTCAGAGTTAAATGGGATTCACAATGAAATTGCACAGGATAAACCATTTTGACTCGCAAATTGAGAAACTAATGCCTCAAAATTATCAGTAGAATATTACACTTCCATGATCACAATCAAAGACAGAATGTTTCCCAGTTTATTTACAATCTACAATTAACACTGGTCCTCAGAACAACACAATCATCTTGAGGACCTCTTCCTAGAATTTTTAGAATCATTTTAAGGATAAAAAATATATCATTGTTCTCTTCTGTATAGAAAGGAAAATGGAACCTTCAATCTGGATGCATAACAAAGAAGTGTAAGACATTCAATTTCAAGTGGTCGAACGGTAGAAGATAGATATTTCAGGGCCTCTGATGCATCTTAATCCTTTTGGAGTCTTGAAGCATCTAACTGCTACATCTGATTTCACCTTCATCCTCTCTGATTTTGCATCATCAAACTTCAACATCAAAGACTTCAGACACAATCTTATATCTGCACTAAGCTGGAATAGCCTATCACATATCAACCTGCACAAAGAGCAAATTAAGAGGAGACCTGGTGCAGGGTGCAGGAGGATGAGTGAATCTCATTGGCATAAACTCTTGGGAGGCAAATAGAAATGAGAGTATTACATATTAAGTTTTTTACTGGAAATTCAGAAAGATAATCACAACTTGACCCCCTTctgcaaattttgaaattcataATGGGCAAAAGCTTTGGAAATTGGAAGATGCTTATGATGATTAAAATTACAAAGGCACAGAACCGGAGCTTACCTCCATGAAAGGGTCGCAGCATGTAGACTCAAACAGATGATTTATCAACACAATCACATGGATCAGTATTTTGGTTTGGCCAAAGGTATTGTGAAACCAACTACTCTTTCAATGTAGACTTCATATATCGCAGAGCAGATCGTAACATTGCTCTAGCTTTCCTATCTGGGAGGCATCCAGATGATAGCATTTCTTCATAAACAGCTGGAACCTAAAATGTGAACAACTTGACAGAAATTAGtatggaaatgaaagttaaattTATAAACGAACCAAAACAATGACATATTATCACACCAGTTCCCCTGCAACGCATTTGGGATTTTGGTGAATCTTTATGTGCATGAATGATACCTGAGATCTGAAGCTTCCCAAAAGCAATTTACAGGTGACATAGTCCTGAACTGATGCAAAATATTCTACAGTTCCTTAGGACAATTAAaacacctctctctctctctcttcccatGATCCCTAAAGAAAAGTATAAGCAGTTGGCAAAACTGTATTTTATACTTTCGTGTAAACTGTTGtacaccaaaaatttttaaGCCAATTGAGAAGGGAGCATCAGTTCCAGACTAGATATCATATGTTGAATGGTAGGAGCCAAAATCCTGTAAATTTATTGAAAGCATTCATCCACAAAATATCCGTCTCTTTATCACTAAAAAAAATGGAGAGATAATTGAGTAGTCCAGAgtaaaaaagaaggaaaacctTCCTGACACCAATAGTTAAGATCAAACTAAGATAAAGCAGAAACAAATTTAACTGCACTACCTGCCTCAGTCTTTGAGAGTTAGAAGTGCACAACACCTAGAAGACTAGCAGAGATCTATGCATTTTGTTAGGTTATCTATAGCAAGATGATAAGTGACTTTCTAATACTCATCAACTGTATAATCCCAAATAGTATGTTGTATTTTACCCTCGTGATCGGAAACCGATACATGAATGTAAGATCAGCATTCGCTAAAGTCTTAAACTCTTTCTACCATATCCTTGAGGTAGCTATTGTGAATAAGCAAGTAATACTAAAGAATAGCACAAAAAATACTGTGGAAAAATTAACCAACAAATTGCAGCAGTGCAAGAGAAGGattggattaaaaaaaaaaagatttttagTAATCTCATTCATTCTTGAGAAACAGTCTATTCAGATCTACCACATGAAAGAGATCTTTGCCTATGCAAAAATGCTCTAATCGAAATGAAAAAGAATAGAATACTTGGAGAAGATTAATGCCTAACCTTTTCGAATTTCTCTACACGAATTAGAGCCTTCATGAGTGTAGTGTAAGTAACCACATCTGGCTTAAGGTCCTGTAGATATAGAATATTACAGAAAGGAAGAGATGATTAATTCAAAACAATATACAtgcatacacacacacatacatacacacacgcGCACGCGCacgcgcacacacacacacacacacacacacacatatatatatatatatatagagagagagagagtgatccAACATAGAACTTTTTCAGGCATCAACTCACATTATCCTTCATGTACTGTAAAACAGCAAAGGCTTCAGAATCCCTCCTATCCTCACTAAATGCATTGATAAGTGAATTTAAAGCCAATAAACTAGGCTTTAGACCTTCTCCTCTCATTACCCGAAATGCATTTACTGCTTGCTCCGATAATCCCTGTGAAAATGTGAAGAACCGTACAATCAGCAAACATTTTTCAAAGCTTTAGTTACAGCAATGATCTGTAGATCTGGCTCCCAGTATAAATTATGGTGGAAGCAAGAGCAAGATGCAGTAACAGGTGCATAGCTTGTTTGGTTAAATCGTGTCTCACAACTGTTCCACCAGTCTACTGATAGAATAGTCACTAAATTGATAACTAGTGCATGAGTTAAGCCCTTCACAAAAATGTGGGCCTATTGCATCCCaaaataagtgaaaaaaaatGATAACATTGTTTGAGAAAAGGCTTGCATTTATGCAGTGAGAGGGATACAGAATTATGGGCACAACAAGAAATGGTGGTAACATACATGTCCACATAAACGAAATCAAGCCACGAGAAAGTCTAAAAGTAAAGCAAAATATATGGCAGACAATGAAGGACAAATTGTATTCAGTCATGGTAAATCTTAAAAGCTGCTTCCAGCCATTCCTTGTACTGAAACATCTATGCAATTGTGTGTAGGTGCCTGTAGAAATGTATGCTAAGAACATCTCTACGAAAGCCTAAGGAGGCAACACGGTAAGTTAAACAATGTAAGACCACATTAATCAAGCAATGAGGATAGGCTGATCACCATGCATTACTTAGTGAAGTGTATATAGATTAGGTTCTCATTAAAGACATACCCTCTGTGCATAAGCATTGATCAAGGCATTGTACATGGTTG
It contains:
- the LOC113749798 gene encoding carboxypeptidase A6 isoform X2 — translated: MGRRRRRQNHFLDFNSSSPLYCSLWPFLLVLLFFASFYLVDGKTNATSSPVTPINHDLYHTSGALLEEIEALVHRHPDKLSIETIPSKNKGYNAEMTVVTYCRKRKDCDGKSKFRVLLSFGQHGRELITSELAFRILSILSEEEFLPYTDRGSVNDTLDNLVIKVVPMENLNGRKLVEAGDFWRGVDLNRNWSVDWGKKEKDYDPYEENPGTAPFSEPETQFMRKLSISFEPHVWVNVHSGMEALFMPYDHKNTTPDGSPSLRMRSMLEKLNHLHLKDRCLIGSGGGSVGYLAHGTATDYMYDVTKVPMAFTFEIYGDGTASSKDCFRMFNPIDITTFNKVLNDWSAAFLTLFKLGELQVDGLHSGDVASSSEKWISIDDYLNGYLFERRNRYGKKMEVLELGMQEIRTYFRLFLLSSVLLMFMFCSRISKSTRPIVSAMSL
- the LOC113749798 gene encoding mast cell carboxypeptidase A isoform X1 encodes the protein MGRRRRRQNHFLDFNSSSPLYCSLWPFLLVLLFFASFYLVDGKTNATSSPVTPINHDLYHTSGALLEEIEALVHRHPDKLSIETIPSKNKGYNAEMTVVTYCRKRKDCDGKSKFRVLLSFGQHGRELITSELAFRILSILSEEEFLPYTDRGSVNDTLDNLVIKVVPMENLNGRKLVEAGDFCERRNGRGVDLNRNWSVDWGKKEKDYDPYEENPGTAPFSEPETQFMRKLSISFEPHVWVNVHSGMEALFMPYDHKNTTPDGSPSLRMRSMLEKLNHLHLKDRCLIGSGGGSVGYLAHGTATDYMYDVTKVPMAFTFEIYGDGTASSKDCFRMFNPIDITTFNKVLNDWSAAFLTLFKLGELQVDGLHSGDVASSSEKWISIDDYLNGYLFERRNRYGKKMEVLELGMQEIRTYFRLFLLSSVLLMFMFCSRISKSTRPIVSAMSL